In a single window of the Elaeis guineensis isolate ETL-2024a chromosome 4, EG11, whole genome shotgun sequence genome:
- the LOC105034739 gene encoding NDR1/HIN1-like protein 6 → MAEHQRMHPVDVEAPSPAAPLVPRGISRSDKGDPAAVAGQYPPYRRTIPVSHSRPPKRRRSCCCKCLCCTILTIIILIILVAATIGILYLIFNPKLPKYSVDRLTVSAFTVDTNLKAHASFDVTVTAENPNKGIGIYYEGGSHLSVWYSGFSLCEGVFPEFYQGHRNTTVLTVVMTGEAQLGSTEMAALQQQQTTGMVPLDFKGDVPVRLKLGSLKLWKVTSRVRCNLVVDSLTANNRIQIRSSSCKFRLKL, encoded by the coding sequence ATGGCCGAGCACCAGAGAATGCACCCGGTCGACGTCGAGGCCCCATCGCCGGCGGCGCCGCTCGTCCCACGAGGCATCTCGAGATCCGACAAGGGCGATCCGGCCGCCGTCGCCGGGCAGTACCCGCCTTACCGCCGCACAATCCCGGTCTCTCACTCTAGACCCCCGAAAAGGCGACGTAGCTGCTGCTGCAAGTGTCTATGCTGCACCATTCTCACCATCATCATCCTTATCATCCTCGTCGCCGCCACCATCGGCATCCTCTACCTCATCTTCAACCCCAAACTGCCGAAATACTCCGTCGACCGCCTCACTGTCTCCGCCTTCACCGTCGACACCAACCTCAAGGCGCATGCGAGCTTCGACGTGACGGTGACGGCCGAGAACCCGAACAAGGGGATCGGAATATACTACGAGGGTGGGTCGCACCTGAGCGTGTGGTACTCGGGTTTCAGCCTGTGTGAGGGGGTGTTCCCGGAGTTTTATCAGGGGCACCGGAACACGACGGTGCTGACGGTGGTGATGACGGGGGAGGCGCAGCTGGGGAGTACGGAGATGGCGGCGCTGCAGCAGCAGCAGACGACGGGGATGGTGCCGCTGGACTTCAAGGGGGACGTGCCGGTGAGGTTAAAGCTGGGGAGTCTCAAGCTGTGGAAGGTGACGTCCAGGGTCAGGTGTAACCTGGTTGTGGATAGTTTGACGGCTAATAACCGGATTCAGATCAGGTCTAGCAGTTGCAAGTTTAGGTTGAAGCTGTGA